In Hyperolius riggenbachi isolate aHypRig1 chromosome 1, aHypRig1.pri, whole genome shotgun sequence, the genomic window AGGCATAACCAGTCTGACATGTTTCCCATCCACTGCTCCAAGGCAGTTAGGGAAATCATGTTTCTCCCAAAAAAGCTGCATGTTAGCCTCCCACATAGGTACGTCAGGAGTTGGCATAAATTCCGGTTGAAGTACTTTCCAGATCAATTTGCAGGTGTCCAAAACTAAGTATCGGATTGTACTTCTTCCCATGAGGAATTGGTAGTGAAGTGCTGCATATGAATGccctgttgccagaaatctgcaaaagaaaagaaataacatgtatgtttatttttattcctaGTTGCCCTCCTGCGGACAAGATGGAAGTCGGTCAGAGACAGTTACAAAAAGGAGATTGAAAAGCAATACCATGAATCCAAAAGTGGGTCTGGAAGTTCGCAGCGAACAAAATATAAATATTGTGGCATATTAGAATTTCTAAGAAAACATCATGAACCGGCTGAGTAAGTATGGCGTAAATGTTAACCTATTGCAATGTTTGTCAACTTCGCCAATAGAACAGTGAAGGAAGGAGTAGGCCCACAATGCAATTCAGTAGTGTGGAACGAATAATCTGCCATCACTCTACCAAATATATTGGGGGACGTAGCTTAATGTAAGGATGGCATAGGTCCAGTTTAAAATGATTACATGACAGGAATGTGGACTGTTCGTTACCCAACataacagttgcctgacagtgctggttatatgtttggctgcagtagtgtctgcatcacacatctGTAACACACATCTACCAAAATCAGTGCTAGTTTACTCAGGCCAGTTTTGCTctatgcttgctcaggggctgtgcctaaaagctatgtacacaaataatgggaaaaatagacaggctactgctattgttttgcaatgaaaGATGCATCGCATTGTGCCCATATATTTGCTGTGACATCCATGGTCACTATTCCATGAACTAAAGTTGTGCTTTCCCCTTTCCAAAGGACTGAAGATAGCCTACCACCAGATCCTGAGGAGGACGATGTAGAGGTGCCACCTACCACCACCAGTGATGTGGAAGTTGAAGAAGACACTACACAGGATGTTGACACTGCTACAGTGGAAGACAGTGACTCTACTAccccagatcacacaccacacagcccagcgagtagtcggacacgcacaactgtcaggtctagtagaggtgtgagggtagctacacaaggcaggagaataggaagaggtatgagcagggcaGAATACGACCAGAAGCTGATTAGTTCAATAGAAAAGGCTGTTGATCatatggagaagcgagaggatGAAATGAAACAACTTAAAGAGCCATGCACACAGTATCTTTTAAGTTTGGTGCCACTATTACAAAAAGTGCCTCCTGATAAGCAATGGGCAGCCAGACATGCCATCTCTGAGACCCTGGGGAGATTCTTACTACCTGAGAGCCGTGCAGatgacaatgtgcacaactacttGCAGCAACCACACCTGCCTGCTTCCAGCCAACAATATAATGCACACCCACAACTCTCTTACCATATGCAACGCATTTATGACCCACCCCACTAcccacctatgcatatgcataacatGCCATATGGTCAACAGCCTCATTACTCTATGCCTCCACCTCAGCGCCCTGATCAAGGTATGCGATTTCAAACATCATCTATGCACAGTGACTCTACAGTGTACACTGATTTAACATCGCACAGCCAGCCTCATACAAATGCTGAATCAGGTACACATGCTTACAATCAGGGCCCTGGTAGTATGTGTGATTTGCTATCACAACATGACTAGTTTTttgtagttttacattttattttattgttcaaTGCTCAGATTTGGATCTTAGTTTACATTACCTCAATGTTATGAGGAGTCGCTCAGTTGGTGTGATTGCTAGGCGAAAGTTAGTGTCTTGTCGGCGAAGGGCATCCTTCAGTTTGGCTAAAAGGCCATCAAAACTAGGAAAAAAGAGCATGCTTATCTTTAGATCTACTGTTGTTTGTTGCAGAAACATTTTTCATTTGTGACATATTACTTTTGCTGCTGAAAGCAAAGTATGGACAACACATGTCCAAAATATTCTTTGCACAGAAGAACAAAACATTAAAACGAAAGATTTTGTTCAAACATTGCTTCATTACTGTGTCCCATATGCTGATTGTTGCCATATACTTAATGAAGTATGCACCAGGAGTATGTAAGGTCATAATATACTCCAAATGTTTTGGGTAAACTATGGATATATAATATAGTAGTTACTCCTATAGAAAAATTAGATGGAGGCCTTAGGCATTGAATACATAACACACCAGGATCAAGTATCACAGTTATTTGGTTAGCTTATGTATACACCGGATTGATTATTGTGTTGTTTTTCTGTTTACAGTCAAACACAGTTAACTAAGGGCCAAAAAGTGCTTCCAATTTCATTCCTACCCAAAATACTTAGCCCCATGATAAAAATAAGTGACAAGTATTCTTACCTGGACACAGACATGCGGGTGTAGCCAAAAAACTTTTCTGGATGGTGCCTCAAATCTCTATATAGGGTCCTAAATTGACCCTTCCGGCGCCGCTCTTGTAGCATGGGATGCACCCAGTATCTCCTTGTCCTTGGCCTACGTCTCATATATGCTGCTACACAGAGCAATAACAGCACATcaggaaacattttcaaaaacaagtcactcttctctccaaactacagtgtcacctctcctgaactAACCCACAATGTTGTTAAGGACCCCACCCTTTTTATATTGGGTTTTTTACTTCAATTGCTCAATGTGCTTCACATGTGTCATCAATATATCGCACTTTAACCCTTTGTTTAAGGTCTTTCTACCTCTTTtcctgaaaaacgcaaaacgcaaaacgcttccaaaaacgcttgcaaaaacgcacgcaaaaaacgcaaaacgcccccAAAACGCCCCAAAACCGCGCTATCAAAATGACAATAAGCGgttcaaaaaacgctagcgttttgcggatctgcttgcggtttttggtgtgcaccagccctcacagtgtgttagaaccagccggagctgggaattcacacttagtcagattccgttgatagctttttGTACTATTGTATTATagacttgtgtaccattctttagtctagttcccaggtgttgaaaccaaggacttcacacctagactaggatattgctatatcacTACTGAACATCTGGTAGTCTAGTcctcaggtgttgaaaccaaggacttcacacctagactagagaTTGCTATTTtactattgtttatctgttatgatctcttgctttcctgactactcttttgctactgattcggtacttctgcctatctgattacggttgccgacactgcctgtaccttgataccgaatcagtcttccatctctgtactgtatctgtccgtttgttgctgaccttgcttgtctgccCTTTCTATCCTCACTTGTGGCTCTTGCCACTAGTAAGGAAAATCTCTAGGGCTGTCACCTAACTCTTAGGTGATCAAccttgctgtactgtctgtgacacttgttCCTCAGGTGTCTGTTGGCTGCAAGCAGTATCTGttgaccacctgctcctcaggagatcatcttgcagcacagtcagtggtccctgcccctcgggggtccactggctacagtacagtctgattccctgctcctcagggaatccttggctgtagtacagtcataatcactcattccacctgtgatcacccttgcagcacagtcagtggtccctgcccctcaggtgtccactggctgcagtactatctgaattccctgctcctcagggaattcttggctgcagtacagtctgtattccctgctcctcaggggatcccagGCTATAGCTTAATCTTGATCATCTGCCCTTCAGGTGATCATTCTCTCTTACACCGccagtggtccctgcttctcaggcgtccactggctgcagtacagtctgaatccactgcccctcaggggatccttggctgcaatattgtctgtatctcccgctcctcggtagataacttctcttattactgttgcaccaaacactataccacataaggtgtcctgtgtctagctatactagtattattggtgattctgcagatcaccacataatcaggtataccatctgtattattggtgatactgcagatcaccaataatcagaaaaatctgtgttgctgacactaaTCGTTACAGTAAATCATTAGCTTGATATTTTAATTCTATGCCTGGGACAAATGTACTATTTGTGGCTCCAGAATATTATAGTACTAGTAATTTCTGTTACTAAAGCAGTAATAAGTATGTAGCTATGTAGTATATTTGGAGATGGAACAAATGCATGAATACATAGTATATTTGTAGATGGAGTAAGCAGGTATGCATGCAGAATAACAGGTAGCTGGAGTGAGTGTGAAAAATATTTGTAATATTTTCTGTGATCTAAAAGTCAATTTTATGCTTAATAATTAATAAGACAATGAACTATAGTATATTAAAACAAGTATACCAGTTTACAATACAATAAGACATGCAGGAATACCAACAGTCATTCAAACGTGTGTTGGCTTAGAAACTAAAATGTTTTGTTGTGTATATCAATAATGAGACAACTTAGAATTGGACGCAatcaataacatgatgaataagtgCAAACATTTGTATTCCACTATTTTATTACTGTAGTTCAAACATTGCTTGGCGCTGTTGGTTAATGGCAGCTCTATCCTTTCCAAACTTAGCTGCATATTATTATGTTTGGAGGGTCATGTTAGCAGATATGCATTTAGAAACAGCCACCCATTTTACAATCCATTTCAGGATTTTGTTGACCTGCAATTGACATGTGCTTTATGACTGCACAGCAGCTGCATAAATAACGTATCCAGTCtcataaaaacacaaaacttaGTTTGTAGATgttagaaagaaagaaaaaagagcaTTAGCCATCTTCTTATCAAgttaaacttgcaatatttgtatTAAAGGGTCCCAAGTTCACATCCTAAGAATTACAACTTAGAATAAAGGGCTAAATACCATTGACTTTTTAGGGGAGattaacaggggcgtaacaatagaccctgcaagggatgcagccacagaagCAGTAGGGGGCCCCACAGAggcagaagtttattttccttgtcctgagatactgacaactaagggcacagaaagaaaaagctttctgttttctgcacaattgttctaatgtctgcatctgctcagccacttttaaggaatcatacaaagttttgcagacaaagatttgtagacagtccttattcagtgttcagcagggtcttgtgtacagctgtGCACTGCCctgcactgtagtgatgctggaggagactGTAGAGCCAGGTcttctccatcagagatggacagagtgagtgtaataagctgaggttgggagcacactcatctgtcaatTTTCTGTATGATTTTTTTGTATgctatgtgtgtctgtatgtgtgaaaacatgcacattttatcacagaagctaatgtaattgacagAGAAAAtgagtgcagtgcttcactgctgtctgttttcatcTGCAGGGAGAAAGCACATTCAAGTGTgctctagccaattgaataacattggttctcagtttacctgtgcagaatgaGGGGCGGGGGAGTAGGTGGGCCCcatctaaagttttgcagggggcccagtgatttctagttacgcccctggagatTAAGTATCAATTGGATTCCACACCACATAAATCTTCTAATAATAATTTACAAAAGTAACAACTCTAAAGGGATTGATTAGTGTCAAAAGTATTCAGTAAAATCCTTGTATTCTCTTAGGTAGTGTAGCACTATTTACAAGGTATGAGGTTCTGCTGAATCACCTACATAAGTAATTATACatccacatacagtatattgttttTACAATATTGTGTACATCGTTTTTACAGTTGACGAGGACAAAAATACGTCTTTGCCTGAATGCAACTGTTCATTTCATGAAAGATAACTTCTTCAGGAGCAGTGCAACCGTTTTGCAGACTACACTGACAGGGCCTTATGACCCACAGTCAATGATTTTTAGTAAGGGTTAATGAATATGTCAGCTCCAGATTTGAAATATACAACCTCCAAAGTGAGTACCCATGAGACTACTCTGTGTCCAAGACTGACCAGTGATCAGACCTTGCAGAGCATCCACTAGATGTGCTTGGTTGCCCTACTACAAATGTGTTATGGGAAAAAGTCTGCAACACATCTGGGAGAGGTTGTGACCAACAGATGCATCTGCCTTTCCACAGACAAAGTAGACTGGctgtagattattattattgatttataaagcgccaaaatattcTGCGGCGCtgtacagtggcgtacctagggcatttggcacctggtgctgggtattaaaagacaccccccccccaaaaaaaatgggcgtggccacaacttgcggcgtgcttcgcggcaaaaatgggcgtggtcatgaccggatgagggcgaagctaactgtaatttaaagtattagctggtatagttgccccagtatagctagtagtttcccccagtatagccgcccccagtgaagctagcatagttgcccccagtgaaactagttgcccccaatgaagttagtatagttgcctccagtatagctagtttagttgcccccagtatagttgcccccagtatagctgcccccagtatagctagtacagttctccCCAGTAaatatgcccaggagggggggaagcagcgctagaagaaggggcagtgggggcagcggtggggaggggggaaatatcccccccctccctcacctgggacccctccttctgcctttctctccccctccagaatagctgcgacaagtgcggggcggccggaggcgtatagacaattactcacctaatctccacgttcccagcgtcatgacgttacaggtctccgcctccaatgctgcccactgtgcttccgctaatcaggaagcacagtgggcggcattgaagacggagacctgtgacgtcatgacgctgcgctccacgcttggaacgcggaaatcaggtgagtaattgttcatacgcctccggccgccccgcacttgtcgccgctattctggagggggagagaggcagaaggaggggtcccaggtgagggaggggggggatatttcccccctccccaccgctgcccccactgcccctccttctagccctgcttctccctcccgctgtgctgctgtggggggtcgtggtgacacccccctgggtgtctgacacccggtgcaccccgcccccctgcacactatggtagggacgccactggcgCTGTACAAActaagaaacaagcatggggtgcgtaataatacagacaatggtacacaccaatatactgtacaaaatacagaattggtatttACAGTGACAAAggtaaaacaatgaataaaatacaAATTTTAAGACACAAAGGGGTGagtgagccctgcccttgcaagcttacaatctaaagtagtAGTATGTAACAATAGTTCAGACCAaatattatgagagcatgtagcaacattttaagaattttagctgtgtcctgagtgagaaaaggttggatgtGAGATACgtttttgagagagagagagagagagagcgagagagagagagagagagagagagagagagagagagagagagagagagagagagagagagagatgtcaaATATTACCCTCAAGCACCAttgtttgggaactgaagttatgggagtgttattaacatttattatagaaaaatgattagttctgtttactcatattaagttttatgaAGCAAGAGGTCATGAAAGAGGGTATAGTAGACAAGCAGTTAGGAGCATGTGCAAGGAAGAGGGAGTTCAAGTCTGGGGCCAAGAGGtaaagttgtgtatcatctgcatgtaagtggtattgaaacccaaaggaGTTGACTAAGATGCCAAGATCTCAGGGCACACTTCAGCAGTTCTCTTACTAATTCCACTGATTGATTCCACCTGGTGCTAGGACTGCCGATTTCTTAATATGTCACATCAATTGAAGAACCTTTTTACTTTGTTCTGCcaaatgtattattattgttattacaaTGAACAACTACAAGGTTGCATCCTCGAGACACCATGGTAAAAAGGGTGTCCTTATAGGCGGCAATGTATAAAGGATTAGTGGCAATACATGGAAATTATAGAGGGTGCTGGGGTTACCCAATATGCAATCTGCTTCGATTTATAGCCACaggttttatattattattattattattatttattagatttatatagcgccaacatattacgcagcgctgtacaataaataggcttacagacaatgataacagggttgacagaacaatacaggtaacggaccatagatacaacaatacaggtaatagcaataagatacacaacacaatgcagataatagtacaatgccagatcataaactggaatggtagtggtaaaaaattaccagttccaaattctgggtaaagtgcacacagtcaagtatgatacacaagggaagagggccctgccaaaggcttacaatctagaggcaggggctggtgacacacaaggagggggtgcatcaagaagttattggcagaaaggattagggtagtgtcgagttgatgtaggcctccttgaagaagtgagttttgagtgcttttttgaaggtgttgaaggtgggagcaagcctgatgggcagcgggagagagttccacaggataggggcagctctagtgaagtcctgcagtctggcatgggagtgcgagatgcgtggggtggttaagaggaggtcgttggaggagcgaagtgggcggccaggtgtatatctgctgaccaggtcagagatgtaggttgggcaggacttgtgtaaggatttgtatgccaaacataggatcttaaagttgattctgaagtgaattggaagccaatgaagggatttgcgtaggggagttgtggagacagagcggtgggaggagtagatgagtctggctgctgcgttcatgatggattttagggggggcgatgcggttttgaggaaggcctgacaagagggagttgcagtagtccaggcgggagatgatgagggcatggacaaggagtttggtagtgtctggggtcaggaaaggccggatcttggagatgttgcgtaagtggaaatagcaggctctagctacggtttggatgtgggaggtgaaggagagggccgagtctagggtgacacccaggcagcgggcttgtgtggttggatgaatgattgtgccattgacagtgacatagaggtcagtggggggtgaagcagcacggggcgggaagattaggagctcagtcttatccaggtttaattttaggaacctggcagacatccacgatgaaatagctgagagaccagaggataccttctccatggtggtggtggagaggtcagtggtatggaggtaaatctgggtgtcatctgcatataggtgatagttgaaacccagagaggagatgagttttcctatggaggcggtgtaaatggaaaacagcaggggaccaagaacagagccttgggggaccccaactgaaagtgggaaggaggttgaggaggagccattgaaggaggtcttgaaggagcgatttgagaggtaggaggaaaaccatgctagggcacggtcttggatacccacagattgcagtgactggagtagcagggagtgatcaacagtgtcgaatgcagatgagaggtctaggaggagaaggatagtgtattttccttcggccttggcaagcgtgaggtcattgacgaccttggtgagggcagtctcggtggagtgacctggccgaaatcctgattgtaggggatcaaatagggagttggagtcaaggtaatgggtcatgcggaTACCTGCGGCGGGTGCCCACATTTCTGTGTATTGCTGCTAATCATGGCTTTGCGGTAGCTGTGTCAGTGGCAGGCcatctaatttgtaaacacagcatgttaactctatgtctgcttccatgaaagcaggaagtagacacactgtagattttttATAGCAGAatatgtatcaactgtaacagataaatgtttttttatttaaagtgtattatgctgttgcttatcctttagagcagagagacagttcaaagttcaggtctgcttttagCTAGGATTATGTAACATTTCTTTACTACAAATGAGCGAGCAAAATCAATAAAATCTGGTGTCAAATTAGTACATTCCTGGTGTTTATCcagacttagggcccgtttccactagggcggaaaccgccgcgattccgcagtatccccgcacatgaattgcacggggaaactctgccatagaggaGAATGGCGCTGCCAGCGGAATCACTTgctgtagcgattcggccggaaccccccgcagaattcgcagctcaggctgcgaatcccatagccatgcatggcacggctcatgggattcccctgcaatcccgcccacccgctcagtgccggcgtgcgtctcgcagacccacgccgcactagtggaaactagcCCTAATGTCGAGGTTTTATATGGAACTTTTGTATTGTTCTTTATGATGCTGATTTTGATAATAGcaaagtcttaaagagaatctgtactgtgaaaatcttacaaacACTGTTGTCTAAAAGACAGGCCCTATAGGTACGGAAAAAGTCATATAtactttattataaaaaaacagATCAATCTGTAGAGCAGACGCCACTTGTAGTGATACATCTCCTGTGAATGCCCTGTATAGGGACTATAACCCATCAAAACACCTATGGGGGTCCTGGCTCATCCCCCTCCACTTGTATTGTTACAGCAAGtgtggtgtagctatcccacaggtgGGTTGAATGCTTCACTGGAAATTGTATGGGGCTGGAGTGTGTCTGAGACCGCAAACAAAAGTCAATTGCCAAGGCCCAAACCCCTCAGAGTACTAACCACATACACTTCCGAAATTGTCAGACGGGAGGCAATAAAAGGGTGCTATAAAACGTGCATAGTGCTGCACGATGGGTTGTAGTCCCTATACAGGGCATTCACAGGAAACGTATCACTACAAGTGGCGTCTGCTCTACAGATTGATCTGTTTATATAATAAAGTATATATGACTTTTTATGTACCTATAGGGTCTGACTTTTAGACAACAGTGTTTGTATTTCTTTTCCCTGGTACCTTTCCTTTCGGTTAGTGTTTGACTgtaaaaatcttacataaataaacataccagcctggTTGTTGCCttttcctagccccctctgtgatatTTTTGGCGCTCCCCACTGCttacttggtgataaaatcactgttttattcattgttttcgtaaacaatgaagatggccgccaaacaggaaatacatcatcagagcaggtgcctgtttgcagtggctcctctcaagcctgacttgactgctggaatgttactgccacttgttgccttagctgcttgtctgggctttgaactgatctttctacactcacagctgttcacaaggtcacagctccatGAGTTGCAGacacgctggctgtgagcagagaccttgcctgtgactcatacacacagaacacacacagagcctgcagggggcatggatggggcgtgcacagggccggatttaccataaggcacactaggcacgtgcctacaggcgcctgactgGGTAGGGGCGGCTTTTAATAATCTCCCCATCACAATTAAAAACCTTAGATGCGATCCTCCATGACAGAGCCGTTCGTCCCGCCCCCTTGCATCATTATCCGGCGGCCGCAACTACAGTGAGGGGCGGGCGGCTAGTTACACAGTCACAGTCAAACTGTCCCGCTTTCCCTGCTTACTGGCCGCCGTATTCATCCCTGCACGCAGCACTGAAACTTGCAAGCGAGCAtcagctgcgtgcataggcggcAGGGGGCGGCTCCTGTCAGT contains:
- the LOC137504314 gene encoding uncharacterized protein; amino-acid sequence: MRMRMRFFQECALPGQSVLPVWQICMRDFRLRRRKMAAKWFTTENLIIKIENSPELYDKSLPGYKDHQRAHEIWSNIAKDFLGEKWNTLSQKGKDSKIALLRTRWKSVRDSYKKEIEKQYHESKSGSGSSQRTKYKYCGILEFLRKHHEPAETEDSLPPDPEEDDVEVPPTTTSDVEVEEDTTQDVDTATVEDSDSTTPDHTPHSPASSRTRTTVRSSRGVRVATQGRRIGRGMSRAEYDQKLISSIEKAVDHMEKREDEMKQLKEPCTQYLLSLVPLLQKVPPDKQWAARHAISETLGRFLLPESRADDNVHNYLQQPHLPASSQQYNAHPQLSYHMQRIYDPPHYPPMHMHNMPYGQQPHYSMPPPQRPDQGMRFQTSSMHSDSTVYTDLTSHSQPHTNAESGTHAYNQGPGSMCDLLSQHD